A DNA window from Roseofilum reptotaenium CS-1145 contains the following coding sequences:
- the murQ gene encoding N-acetylmuramic acid 6-phosphate etherase has protein sequence MENRGHLLTEQINPQSLTLDQLGTVQLVELFNQEDAQTVVACSQAKEQLAEAIDRTALALQNGGRLFYVGAGTSGRLGVLDAAECPPTFCSDPKMVQGILAGGEAALVRSSEGLEDRFEDGVQVIEQYQVTSKDVVVGITAGGTTPYVQGALQGAKAQGATTIFMACVPVEQVSIAVDVDIRLLVGPEVLAGSTRLKAGTATKMALNILSTGVMVKLGKVYGNRMVDVAVTNTKLRDRALRILEDLTELGRSQCEQLLEESGQRVKVALLMAWTGVDAQIAQNYLDQNQGNLRSALAANSTYK, from the coding sequence ATGGAAAATCGAGGTCATCTGTTAACGGAGCAAATTAATCCCCAAAGTTTAACGTTAGACCAATTGGGAACCGTGCAGTTGGTGGAGCTGTTTAATCAGGAAGATGCCCAAACGGTGGTAGCTTGTTCGCAGGCAAAGGAACAGTTGGCAGAAGCCATTGATCGCACGGCGTTAGCTCTTCAAAATGGGGGACGGTTGTTTTATGTAGGCGCAGGAACGAGCGGCCGTTTAGGGGTGCTGGATGCGGCGGAATGTCCGCCTACATTCTGTTCTGACCCTAAGATGGTACAGGGGATTTTAGCCGGGGGTGAGGCTGCCCTGGTACGCAGTTCTGAGGGCTTAGAGGATAGATTTGAGGATGGGGTGCAGGTCATTGAGCAGTATCAGGTGACCTCGAAGGATGTGGTCGTGGGAATTACGGCTGGAGGGACAACGCCCTATGTTCAGGGGGCGTTGCAGGGGGCAAAAGCACAGGGGGCAACGACGATTTTTATGGCTTGCGTGCCTGTTGAGCAGGTTTCGATCGCGGTGGATGTGGATATTCGCTTATTAGTGGGGCCGGAAGTTTTGGCTGGTTCCACGCGCCTGAAGGCGGGAACGGCAACGAAAATGGCCCTGAATATTTTGTCTACTGGGGTGATGGTGAAGTTGGGGAAGGTGTATGGTAACCGGATGGTGGATGTGGCGGTGACGAATACGAAGTTACGCGATCGCGCTCTACGTATTTTAGAGGATTTAACGGAGTTGGGGCGATCGCAATGCGAGCAACTTTTAGAAGAGAGCGGACAACGGGTTAAGGTCGCTCTACTGATGGCTTGGACAGGAGTGGATGCTCAAATTGCTCAGAATTATCTGGATCAAAACCAAGGAAATCTGCGATCGGCTTTGGCTGCCAATTCTACCTATAAGTAG
- a CDS encoding DUF3110 domain-containing protein — MRVYVLLFNVGTENEGIHTIKVPHPDPRQVRNKVLIFEMEDDATRFALQLEAQDFPPPSVEAIDEDEIKAFCEEADLDFEWVTEGKLVIPPESNVDSLDWSEEESDVPSAEESELEMSSEELDRIRRSLEGLL, encoded by the coding sequence ATGCGAGTTTATGTCCTGTTGTTTAATGTAGGCACGGAAAATGAGGGAATTCATACTATTAAGGTTCCCCACCCCGATCCTAGGCAAGTGCGCAATAAGGTTTTAATCTTTGAAATGGAGGATGATGCCACTCGGTTTGCTTTGCAGCTAGAGGCTCAGGATTTCCCTCCTCCTAGTGTAGAGGCGATCGATGAAGATGAGATTAAGGCATTTTGCGAAGAGGCAGATCTAGATTTTGAGTGGGTGACTGAGGGGAAATTGGTCATTCCTCCAGAAAGTAATGTGGATTCTTTAGATTGGAGTGAGGAAGAGTCTGACGTACCGAGCGCTGAAGAGTCAGAGTTAGAAATGAGTTCGGAAGAACTCGATCGCATTCGCCGAAGTTTGGAAGGATTGTTATAA